The Thermocrinis sp. genome has a segment encoding these proteins:
- the hemE gene encoding uroporphyrinogen decarboxylase, with protein MLLLKSLEGEKIERFPVWLMRQAGRYMPQYRQLREKEKDFLSFCKNVDLAVKVSLLPLELLGVDAVIIFSDILVPLEPMGIKVRFEEGEGPKLEWDQRVDGLKRITSKDTEFVNEIVKGVKATQKEVPVIGFCGAPWTLFAYAVEGKGNTDFKKAKLFMWQREEEYRKFLRLLSDNLVEYLKGQVGAGADLVQVFDSWLMHMSYENLKDYALLLKDFFHRLKQELNVPVIYFYRGSGEYLEVLKDLPVSAFSVDWTVDMLGWMERDARAFQGNLDPSVLYCEEEVLQRKVVELLEKIPRRTKYVFNLGHGLSPDMELSKVRLLVDTVKSYRLV; from the coding sequence ATGCTTCTTTTAAAGAGTCTTGAGGGTGAAAAGATAGAGAGGTTTCCTGTTTGGCTTATGCGTCAAGCGGGCAGATATATGCCCCAATACCGTCAGCTGAGGGAAAAGGAAAAGGACTTTCTAAGTTTTTGCAAAAACGTAGATCTTGCGGTAAAGGTATCCTTACTTCCCTTAGAACTTCTTGGAGTTGATGCAGTAATAATATTTTCCGACATTTTGGTGCCTTTGGAGCCTATGGGTATAAAGGTAAGGTTTGAAGAGGGGGAAGGTCCAAAGCTGGAGTGGGACCAAAGGGTGGATGGGCTTAAAAGGATAACAAGCAAAGATACGGAGTTCGTCAATGAGATAGTAAAAGGTGTGAAAGCCACACAAAAGGAAGTGCCGGTAATAGGTTTTTGTGGTGCTCCTTGGACTCTGTTTGCCTATGCGGTGGAAGGTAAAGGCAATACAGACTTCAAAAAGGCAAAGCTATTTATGTGGCAGAGGGAAGAGGAATATCGTAAATTCCTACGCTTGCTCTCTGATAACTTGGTGGAATACCTTAAGGGGCAGGTGGGAGCTGGTGCGGACTTGGTGCAGGTCTTTGACAGTTGGCTTATGCACATGTCTTACGAAAACCTTAAGGACTATGCCCTTCTTTTGAAGGACTTTTTCCACAGGCTAAAGCAAGAGCTAAATGTTCCGGTGATATACTTTTACAGAGGATCGGGAGAGTATTTGGAGGTTTTAAAGGACCTTCCAGTTTCTGCTTTCTCAGTGGATTGGACTGTGGATATGCTTGGATGGATGGAGAGGGACGCAAGAGCCTTTCAGGGCAATCTTGATCCATCGGTGCTATACTGCGAGGAGGAAGTATTACAGAGAAAGGTTGTGGAGCTTTTGGAAAAAATTCCAAGAAGGACAAAATACGTATTTAACTTAGGTCATGGGCTTTCCCCCGATATGGAGCTCAGTAAGGTAAGACTTCTTGTGGATACGGTTAAAAGCTACAGGTTAGTATGA
- a CDS encoding aminopeptidase, whose amino-acid sequence MMFEAHIEKLYRINMNLREDETLLLITDDTKPYLADLLEEFYQVGKLMSKRVKKIQYSSLGQHGKEPPEEVWIETFGESPIEELKRSGLFRRVINKESYSEEDVLSILKKHAQDLPHVIIAFPYYSTTHTFYRKVLTRYFGVRYASMPLFEPEMFYGPMDVDWEEVGRVSNQIAEILTEGEWVEIKADGTQLEFSIKGRQAIADTGLFHRPGDYGNLPAGESFIAPVEDSAYGKMTILYGPDRRLDSPITFKFKDGAVEEIEGFDPYVKYLEKVFKEHERARTIAELGVGTNPKAKRVDNVLECEKILGTVHVAIGDNHTFGGINKVPFHTDYVIFEPTVMIGGKGWQKLFLEKGRLRI is encoded by the coding sequence ATGATGTTTGAAGCTCACATAGAAAAACTCTATCGCATCAACATGAATTTGAGAGAGGACGAGACTCTGCTTTTGATTACCGATGATACCAAACCCTATCTTGCTGACCTTTTGGAAGAGTTTTACCAAGTTGGTAAATTAATGTCTAAGAGAGTGAAGAAAATACAATACTCTTCTCTGGGGCAACACGGCAAAGAACCCCCTGAGGAAGTATGGATAGAAACCTTCGGTGAGTCTCCCATAGAGGAGCTAAAAAGGAGTGGTCTGTTTAGAAGAGTAATAAACAAGGAAAGTTATTCAGAGGAGGATGTTTTAAGCATACTCAAAAAACATGCCCAAGATTTACCCCACGTGATTATAGCCTTTCCTTACTATTCCACGACGCATACATTTTATAGAAAAGTTCTTACAAGGTACTTTGGAGTGAGGTACGCATCCATGCCCCTTTTTGAGCCAGAGATGTTTTACGGTCCTATGGATGTGGATTGGGAAGAGGTGGGTAGGGTTAGTAATCAGATAGCTGAAATTCTAACAGAAGGAGAATGGGTGGAGATAAAGGCAGATGGAACTCAGCTGGAGTTTTCTATAAAGGGAAGGCAAGCCATAGCAGATACAGGTCTGTTTCATAGACCTGGAGATTATGGTAACTTGCCTGCAGGAGAGTCCTTTATAGCACCTGTAGAAGACTCAGCTTATGGTAAGATGACTATTCTTTACGGACCAGACAGGCGTTTAGACAGTCCCATAACCTTCAAGTTCAAAGATGGTGCGGTGGAAGAGATAGAAGGCTTTGACCCATACGTTAAATATTTGGAAAAGGTATTCAAAGAACACGAAAGGGCAAGGACTATTGCGGAGCTGGGAGTGGGAACAAACCCTAAGGCAAAAAGGGTAGATAACGTCTTAGAATGCGAGAAGATATTGGGCACGGTGCATGTAGCCATAGGAGACAATCATACCTTTGGTGGTATTAACAAAGTGCCCTTTCACACAGATTATGTTATCTTTGAACCCACAGTAATGATAGGAGGAAAAGGATGGCAAAAACTTTTTCTGGAGAAGGGAAGATTAAGGATCTAA
- a CDS encoding SH3 domain-containing protein — MTFIALLLLISFVFSLERETTTKQALELIPQMADLRSFPTHIEREKLKAWILEDAYPNGKLYLNEVPLKDKLLEKLYKNANVEEIPEKVDVAYGLTLRRTDLKLLPTEAVVHKGNPEIDYNQYSALDPFTPLVVMYQSKDGEWFFIQSTFLRGWVRKKDVELISRERFLKLFELPFLVVIKPELRVEDLTYSMGAKIPYVGSKKEEYLVLTPKGEIRRVSKDGLIEGFWNFSEDRAKYLLESLLGLPYQWGGYYDCSALVRAFFGVFGIEMPRNSYQQALVGDEVKVDFKSYEEFKQLLKELPPYRTLLYMKGHVMIFGGFEGEDVVIYHAVYSIKKDDGQKIYPKAVVKNLLERDALKNLHRRIIAIRVLK; from the coding sequence ATGACGTTTATTGCGCTTCTTCTGCTGATAAGTTTTGTATTTTCTTTAGAAAGAGAAACCACAACAAAACAGGCACTTGAGTTAATTCCACAGATGGCGGACTTGAGAAGCTTTCCCACCCATATTGAAAGGGAAAAACTAAAGGCTTGGATATTGGAAGATGCCTATCCAAACGGAAAACTCTATCTGAATGAGGTCCCCCTTAAGGATAAGCTCTTGGAAAAACTGTATAAAAATGCTAACGTGGAGGAAATACCCGAAAAGGTTGATGTGGCATACGGACTCACACTAAGAAGAACAGATTTAAAGCTTCTACCCACAGAGGCAGTAGTTCATAAAGGAAATCCTGAGATAGACTACAATCAGTACAGTGCTTTAGATCCTTTTACCCCATTGGTGGTAATGTATCAATCAAAAGATGGAGAGTGGTTTTTCATTCAGAGCACCTTTTTGCGAGGCTGGGTTAGAAAAAAAGACGTAGAGCTCATCAGTAGGGAAAGATTTCTTAAACTCTTTGAACTACCCTTTTTGGTAGTTATAAAACCCGAGCTTAGGGTGGAAGATTTAACCTACAGTATGGGAGCAAAAATTCCCTACGTGGGAAGCAAAAAAGAAGAATACTTAGTGCTTACACCGAAAGGAGAAATTCGGCGAGTGAGCAAAGATGGCTTAATTGAAGGCTTTTGGAATTTCTCTGAAGATAGAGCAAAGTATCTTTTGGAAAGCCTTCTCGGACTTCCCTACCAGTGGGGTGGCTACTATGACTGTTCTGCCTTGGTTAGAGCCTTCTTTGGAGTGTTTGGGATTGAAATGCCGAGAAATTCTTATCAGCAAGCTCTTGTAGGGGACGAGGTCAAAGTAGATTTCAAAAGTTATGAAGAATTTAAACAGCTATTAAAAGAACTACCACCCTACAGAACCCTACTTTACATGAAGGGACACGTAATGATCTTTGGGGGTTTTGAAGGAGAAGACGTGGTTATCTACCACGCAGTTTATTCCATAAAAAAAGACGATGGTCAGAAAATCTATCCAAAGGCTGTGGTCAAAAACCTTCTTGAAAGGGACGCACTGAAAAACTTGCACCGCAGAATAATAGCGATAAGAGTCTTAAAATAG
- a CDS encoding MlaD family protein, with product MRLSVEAKLGAFVLAVALAFAFLIITFGDIPLFRPPTKEYVVYFKDVAGLSVGAEVRVAGIKSGKVKSISLEGERVKVVFEVAKDVVLYKDASAEIGTLGLMGDKYLSIHPGSSQAGVLKEGGVISQTLGYADTDKLIKELTMASEAVKLLAQNFQLILAENREDIKQIMENLRILTYNLNQITAENRDNLRVAIYSIKVLSDNLSRTLPQTIENIDRLAITLESIASENRQDIKQIVKNLREISEDTKTTLPELVKNLNELSKNLNLVVSENREDLRSLSKNLAEATENLNLILSRIEKGEGTIGKLVKDEELYKNIASATRVFSQAGEVARRTNFYIGFRGEIYKDNEGKGILSIKVQPDNQKYYLAEIVGNSKGRITYEETSNAGTITKKEFTPQFTLQYARIFPVFGKETVFRAGLKESEGGIGFDLIWNEKIMLFSDFWDFGRKENNKKLKPNLQVGLQYNVKGPLYIRVGGDDLLNEKLRGGMAGVGVLFTDNDLKYILGTLRLPLP from the coding sequence ATGAGGTTATCCGTAGAGGCAAAACTTGGTGCTTTTGTATTAGCTGTAGCTTTGGCTTTTGCCTTTCTGATAATAACCTTTGGAGATATTCCTCTTTTTAGACCACCTACCAAAGAGTACGTGGTTTATTTCAAAGATGTGGCTGGACTGTCGGTTGGTGCGGAAGTTAGAGTGGCTGGTATAAAGAGCGGTAAAGTTAAGAGCATAAGTTTGGAAGGCGAAAGGGTCAAGGTGGTCTTTGAAGTAGCTAAGGATGTTGTCCTCTATAAAGATGCATCTGCTGAGATCGGCACACTTGGACTTATGGGCGATAAGTACCTTTCTATACATCCGGGTAGTTCCCAAGCTGGTGTCTTAAAGGAAGGCGGAGTTATAAGTCAAACCTTAGGCTATGCAGATACGGATAAATTGATAAAGGAGTTGACTATGGCATCAGAAGCAGTTAAGCTTCTTGCACAGAACTTCCAACTTATTCTCGCGGAAAACAGAGAAGATATTAAGCAAATTATGGAAAATCTAAGAATACTTACTTACAACCTTAACCAGATTACTGCAGAGAACAGGGATAATCTCAGAGTTGCCATATACTCAATAAAAGTTCTTTCTGATAACCTTAGCAGAACACTCCCTCAAACAATAGAAAACATAGATAGGCTTGCAATAACCTTAGAAAGCATCGCCTCCGAAAACAGACAAGATATAAAGCAAATAGTAAAAAATCTGAGGGAGATTTCAGAGGATACCAAAACTACTCTTCCCGAGTTAGTCAAAAATCTAAACGAACTTTCAAAGAATCTTAACTTGGTGGTTTCCGAAAACAGAGAAGATTTGCGATCCTTATCTAAAAACCTTGCAGAGGCCACTGAAAATCTGAACCTCATTCTTTCTAGAATTGAAAAAGGGGAGGGCACCATTGGAAAGTTGGTCAAAGATGAGGAACTATACAAAAATATAGCCTCCGCCACAAGAGTCTTCTCCCAGGCCGGAGAAGTGGCTAGAAGGACCAACTTTTACATAGGTTTTAGAGGAGAGATTTACAAAGACAACGAAGGCAAAGGAATACTTAGTATAAAAGTGCAACCAGACAATCAAAAATACTACTTGGCGGAGATAGTTGGTAATTCAAAGGGTAGAATAACCTATGAGGAAACAAGTAATGCGGGCACAATAACAAAAAAAGAATTTACTCCCCAATTTACGCTTCAATATGCGAGGATATTCCCCGTTTTTGGTAAAGAGACAGTATTTAGAGCTGGGTTGAAAGAGTCTGAAGGCGGTATAGGCTTTGACCTGATCTGGAATGAAAAGATCATGCTCTTTTCCGATTTTTGGGATTTTGGAAGGAAAGAAAATAACAAAAAGCTAAAGCCAAACCTCCAGGTTGGATTGCAATACAATGTAAAGGGTCCTTTGTATATAAGGGTGGGTGGTGATGACCTTCTTAATGAGAAGTTAAGGGGCGGAATGGCAGGAGTGGGAGTTTTATTTACGGATAATGACCTAAAGTACATCTTAGGCACATTAAGGTTACCACTTCCTTAA
- a CDS encoding folate-binding protein, with protein MKWLILKRSKIKVFGKSGKTLPKGFQEEHTAFLHNLLTNDIKGMKPYTLTYNLWLKQNGFPIEDFFVYKMEDHYILDTGGDSAKIIAEFERLKLSLKVYFQDLTESYRHLFVFEEGSKEWIEKTFGQVPQEGSFFEKDGIFVANNTIRIRQEGFDVFGKIDYLLELLPKSEMISEEEFEDLRIERSIPKISKELKDGFSPLEAGLLQTAISLTKGCYVGQEVIARIHYKGRLPRTLALFQVQNVKEGEKILEGDKDIGIITSVSRKGLALGYVLYAKAEKGKEYTTENGRAVLLETLTQEKP; from the coding sequence GTGAAGTGGCTGATTCTTAAAAGGTCTAAAATTAAAGTTTTTGGTAAAAGTGGGAAAACGCTACCTAAGGGTTTTCAGGAAGAGCACACCGCCTTTCTCCATAATCTTTTAACAAACGACATAAAGGGTATGAAGCCTTACACTTTGACCTACAACCTTTGGCTAAAGCAAAATGGCTTTCCCATTGAAGATTTTTTTGTGTATAAAATGGAAGACCACTACATTTTGGATACGGGAGGGGATAGTGCCAAAATAATTGCTGAGTTTGAAAGATTAAAGCTTTCTCTGAAGGTCTATTTTCAGGACCTTACCGAGAGTTATAGACACCTTTTCGTCTTTGAAGAAGGCAGTAAAGAGTGGATAGAGAAAACCTTTGGACAAGTTCCACAGGAAGGAAGTTTTTTTGAAAAGGACGGTATTTTTGTAGCTAACAATACCATAAGGATTAGACAAGAGGGATTTGACGTCTTTGGAAAAATAGATTATCTTTTGGAACTTTTGCCAAAAAGTGAAATGATCTCAGAAGAGGAGTTTGAAGACTTAAGGATAGAAAGATCTATACCAAAGATAAGCAAAGAGTTAAAAGATGGTTTTTCTCCTTTGGAAGCAGGTCTTTTACAAACCGCCATAAGCCTGACAAAGGGCTGTTATGTAGGTCAAGAAGTCATAGCCAGGATACACTACAAGGGAAGACTGCCAAGAACTTTAGCCCTATTCCAAGTTCAAAACGTAAAGGAGGGGGAAAAGATTTTAGAGGGAGATAAGGACATAGGTATTATCACATCGGTATCCAGAAAGGGTTTAGCTTTGGGATACGTGTTATATGCCAAGGCGGAGAAGGGTAAAGAATACACAACGGAAAACGGACGGGCAGTTTTGCTTGAAACCTTAACTCAGGAAAAGCCTTAG
- a CDS encoding geranylgeranyl reductase family protein — translation MKFDAVVVGGGPAGAMSAYELSKSGLKVLLIEKSTLPRFKLCAGCLSARIEKLLPTGWTHLIKHTIKVGTLGYEGREFFTLPHSSTLAYIVDRSEFDYFLVKKALEAGAEVWDECEFLGLNKGKRIEVLTSRGKAKAEFLIGADGFYSKVAKALGYKKDKFFRSLEFFSETGLDQEVRIDIGLVERGYAWVFPNSVGIASAGKDDLLEILRNYTKRLGLKENPKIHGWHIPYLEKEGDFHSGSERILLVGDASNCVDPLLGEGIYYAVYGATLATRAILANPSDPALEYKRLCKPMLKDLIYAGRIARIAYRFQKWAYKWSKKEALRAYYKLLTGEYTYKSLFFKAWLRLFLS, via the coding sequence ATGAAGTTTGATGCAGTTGTAGTAGGTGGCGGTCCCGCAGGGGCCATGAGCGCCTACGAGCTTTCAAAAAGCGGGCTAAAGGTTTTGCTTATAGAGAAAAGTACACTTCCAAGATTTAAACTGTGCGCAGGATGTCTTTCTGCAAGGATAGAAAAACTCTTGCCTACAGGTTGGACCCATCTTATAAAGCACACTATAAAGGTGGGGACTCTTGGTTATGAAGGTAGAGAATTCTTTACTTTGCCTCACTCCAGCACCTTAGCTTACATAGTGGATAGGTCCGAGTTTGACTACTTTTTGGTAAAAAAAGCTTTGGAGGCTGGTGCTGAAGTTTGGGATGAATGTGAGTTTTTGGGACTTAACAAAGGTAAAAGGATAGAGGTTTTAACAAGTAGGGGAAAGGCAAAAGCAGAATTTTTAATAGGGGCGGATGGGTTTTATTCAAAGGTTGCAAAAGCTCTTGGTTATAAGAAAGATAAATTTTTTAGATCTTTGGAGTTTTTTTCTGAGACGGGTTTGGATCAGGAAGTGAGAATAGACATAGGGCTTGTGGAAAGGGGTTATGCGTGGGTTTTCCCAAACAGCGTGGGAATTGCCTCTGCCGGCAAGGATGATCTTTTGGAGATATTAAGAAATTACACAAAAAGATTGGGTTTGAAAGAAAACCCAAAGATACACGGCTGGCACATACCCTATTTGGAAAAAGAAGGGGACTTTCACAGTGGTAGTGAAAGGATCCTTTTGGTAGGAGATGCTTCCAATTGTGTAGATCCGTTGTTAGGGGAAGGAATTTACTATGCTGTTTACGGAGCAACCTTAGCCACAAGGGCAATTCTTGCCAATCCCTCCGACCCTGCCTTGGAATACAAAAGACTGTGCAAGCCTATGCTAAAGGATCTAATCTACGCTGGAAGGATTGCAAGGATAGCTTACCGATTTCAGAAATGGGCTTACAAATGGAGCAAAAAAGAAGCACTCAGAGCTTATTACAAACTTCTCACTGGAGAATATACCTACAAAAGTCTATTCTTCAAAGCCTGGCTAAGGCTTTTCCTGAGTTAA
- the raiA gene encoding ribosome-associated translation inhibitor RaiA: MNVEFVGKAVQWTDAMKSFVEGKLERFSRLLKEVEEDQVEVVITLSTSRAKQKDYAGESRPTVYRVDLDLYLKTWGGGVIHAWEEDIDVFSALDKVLDEAERQIIKLKQRRLEYRRRGAKIKEEVISAIIAPSEEKERPTIIEEELVIEKPMSEEDAILEIQESGVYFLPFIDAKTGELKIAYRKRGGSFGILNTRCKGE, translated from the coding sequence ATGAACGTAGAATTTGTAGGAAAGGCTGTACAATGGACTGATGCCATGAAAAGTTTTGTAGAGGGCAAGCTGGAGAGGTTTTCCAGACTTTTGAAAGAGGTAGAGGAAGATCAAGTGGAGGTTGTGATTACCCTATCCACATCCAGGGCAAAACAAAAAGACTATGCTGGTGAAAGCAGGCCTACAGTTTATAGGGTTGATTTGGATCTGTACTTAAAAACCTGGGGTGGTGGAGTTATTCACGCATGGGAGGAGGATATAGACGTATTTTCAGCACTGGATAAGGTGCTTGATGAAGCAGAAAGGCAGATAATAAAGCTAAAACAGAGAAGATTAGAGTACAGAAGGCGTGGTGCTAAAATAAAGGAAGAAGTTATAAGTGCTATAATCGCACCTTCAGAAGAGAAAGAAAGACCCACTATAATCGAGGAAGAGTTAGTAATAGAAAAACCAATGAGCGAAGAGGATGCCATACTTGAGATTCAGGAAAGTGGGGTCTATTTCCTACCTTTTATAGATGCTAAGACAGGGGAATTAAAAATTGCTTACAGAAAAAGAGGAGGAAGCTTTGGTATATTGAATACCAGGTGCAAGGGGGAATGA
- a CDS encoding Crp/Fnr family transcriptional regulator — MAKTFSGEGKIKDLKNLHLFEDLSENELKQALQYMQEKSFRKGEYLFFEEEAEPGIYILLEGLIKLLKETHDARIVIVRLVYPGDIFGWIEWGKKTPKNTYTAKAITESKALYISNKDFINLAIKHPAIAIKMTCEATATLLKTYETLKSIAGGKVEERIAKVLLEIADRIGKKYEETIVIDAPLTRNDIAEMTGTTVETTIRVMSKWKKMGIINTERGFIEILKRRELERLSV, encoded by the coding sequence ATGGCAAAAACTTTTTCTGGAGAAGGGAAGATTAAGGATCTAAAAAACTTGCATCTTTTCGAGGACCTTTCTGAGAATGAACTGAAACAGGCTCTTCAGTATATGCAGGAAAAGAGTTTTAGAAAAGGTGAGTATCTATTTTTTGAAGAGGAAGCAGAACCTGGTATATACATACTTCTTGAGGGGTTAATAAAGCTTTTAAAGGAAACCCACGATGCTAGGATAGTAATAGTTCGACTTGTCTATCCAGGCGACATATTTGGTTGGATAGAATGGGGGAAGAAAACACCCAAAAATACTTACACAGCCAAAGCTATAACAGAATCAAAAGCCCTTTACATATCAAACAAAGATTTCATAAACTTAGCCATAAAACATCCCGCCATTGCTATTAAGATGACCTGTGAGGCTACCGCAACGCTGTTGAAAACATATGAAACTTTAAAGAGCATAGCTGGTGGTAAGGTAGAGGAGAGGATCGCAAAGGTTCTTTTAGAGATAGCGGATAGGATAGGTAAAAAGTATGAAGAAACTATAGTTATAGATGCTCCATTAACTAGAAACGATATAGCAGAAATGACTGGCACTACCGTGGAAACCACCATAAGGGTAATGAGTAAGTGGAAGAAGATGGGTATTATAAACACAGAAAGGGGTTTCATAGAAATACTTAAGCGTAGGGAGCTGGAAAGGTTATCTGTCTAA
- the cimA gene encoding citramalate synthase, with product MGEKVYAYDTTLRDGSQAEGVNFSIEDKLRIISKLDEFGVDYIECGWPGSNPKDTLLFEKLKKVKLNRSKIVAFGATRRPGKRVEEDPQVENLIKSSAQTITIFGKSWDFHVLEALKTSLEENLDMIAQTVEYLKRHVPEVIFDAEHFFDGYKRNPNYALEVLRHALQGGADWIVLCDTNGGCLPHEIYEITKKVREVFPEAKIGIHVHNDSDCAVSNSIMAVLAGARQVHGTINGIGERTGNANLCSVIANLQLKLGFSVVPEENLRKLTELAHFVAEISNIPVPRNMPYVGDSAFAHKAGVHASAVLKESRTYEHIDPSLVGNRRKITVSDLSGKSNVVYKLREMGIEVDERSPEVLRLVEKIKELEKEGYHFEAAEASFELLCKRHFGLVRNYFDLDAYRVLIAKRSTDELPVSEATVRLVVEGVKEHTASLGNGPVSALDKALRKALEEFYPNLQEVQLIDYKVRIVNESEGTSAKVRVLIESTDGKRKWGTVGVSENIIEASWIALTDSLVYKLMKDEEEIQ from the coding sequence ATGGGCGAAAAGGTTTATGCTTACGATACTACTTTGAGAGATGGCTCCCAAGCAGAAGGAGTGAATTTTTCTATAGAGGATAAACTGAGGATAATTTCTAAGCTGGATGAGTTCGGTGTGGATTACATAGAATGTGGCTGGCCTGGATCAAATCCTAAGGATACGCTTCTTTTTGAAAAGCTCAAAAAAGTGAAGTTAAACAGGTCAAAGATTGTGGCCTTTGGTGCCACCAGAAGGCCCGGAAAAAGGGTGGAAGAGGATCCGCAGGTGGAAAATCTAATAAAGTCTTCCGCTCAAACCATTACTATCTTTGGTAAGAGTTGGGATTTTCACGTTTTAGAGGCTCTCAAAACAAGTTTAGAAGAAAACCTTGATATGATAGCCCAGACGGTGGAGTATCTTAAAAGGCATGTGCCAGAGGTGATTTTTGATGCAGAACACTTCTTTGACGGATACAAAAGAAACCCAAATTATGCTTTAGAAGTCCTTAGGCATGCCCTTCAGGGGGGTGCAGACTGGATCGTGCTGTGCGACACAAACGGTGGATGCTTGCCTCATGAGATATACGAGATAACAAAAAAGGTTAGAGAAGTCTTTCCAGAGGCAAAGATTGGTATTCATGTGCATAACGATTCGGACTGTGCGGTGTCAAACTCTATTATGGCAGTTTTAGCTGGAGCCAGACAGGTGCATGGCACTATAAACGGTATAGGGGAAAGGACTGGAAACGCAAATCTCTGCTCTGTGATTGCAAACCTACAGCTAAAGCTTGGCTTTTCTGTTGTTCCAGAAGAAAACCTGAGAAAACTTACCGAATTGGCCCACTTTGTAGCGGAAATTTCCAATATACCCGTGCCGAGAAACATGCCCTACGTGGGAGATAGTGCCTTTGCTCACAAAGCAGGAGTGCACGCCTCTGCAGTGTTGAAAGAAAGTAGAACTTACGAACACATAGACCCTTCCTTGGTAGGAAACAGAAGAAAGATAACTGTTTCTGACCTATCTGGAAAGAGCAACGTAGTGTATAAGCTAAGAGAAATGGGTATTGAGGTAGATGAAAGGTCCCCTGAGGTTTTGAGGCTTGTAGAGAAAATAAAAGAGTTGGAGAAAGAAGGTTATCACTTTGAGGCTGCAGAAGCTTCTTTTGAGCTACTCTGTAAAAGACACTTTGGTTTGGTTCGGAACTACTTTGACTTGGACGCATACAGAGTCCTAATAGCTAAAAGGAGCACGGATGAGTTACCAGTTTCAGAGGCTACAGTGAGGTTGGTTGTTGAAGGGGTCAAAGAGCACACCGCTTCTTTAGGAAACGGCCCAGTTAGCGCTTTGGACAAAGCCCTTAGAAAAGCCCTGGAAGAATTCTATCCAAACTTACAAGAAGTTCAGCTCATAGACTATAAGGTTAGGATTGTGAATGAATCTGAAGGAACATCCGCAAAGGTCCGAGTGCTTATAGAATCAACGGACGGAAAAAGGAAGTGGGGAACGGTGGGCGTCTCAGAAAACATAATAGAGGCATCCTGGATAGCCCTCACAGACAGCCTTGTGTATAAGCTGATGAAGGATGAGGAGGAAATACAGTGA
- a CDS encoding tRNA (guanine(10)-N(2))-dimethyltransferase, with translation MIREGNVLLNVEIPEIISSDMPVFYNPAMVVNRDISLLIVSAMEGENLVVCDPMGASGVRVLRFLLEVPKVSKAIYNDINQRAVENFKENLRLNQIDQSKVEIHSEDASLLMRRLRNCDYVDVDPYGSPIPFLDSAVFPVKRGGILSVTATDTSVLSGTYPSTCIRRYASKPLLECEFYHEVGIRILIKKVVEEGAKHDYAFRPIFSYSYKHHFKVFLMKDIGAKRTDQVIKNIGYLLYCDKCLYRESVSLENIKSSCPFCGNRLLIAGPLWIGELWDREFLQKVWSLRGSVELSQETIKILKAINEEGYINSVGFYTLSALAKVFKIPNLPPKGRILKLFEGKQTHFTPQGFRTSISHEEFLRRVQSVLLRDSRVNTQA, from the coding sequence ATGATAAGGGAAGGAAATGTTCTACTAAATGTTGAAATTCCAGAAATAATCTCTTCAGACATGCCCGTGTTCTATAACCCAGCCATGGTAGTAAACAGGGACATCAGTCTTCTGATAGTAAGTGCGATGGAAGGAGAAAATCTGGTAGTATGCGATCCTATGGGTGCCAGTGGAGTAAGGGTTCTGAGATTTCTCTTAGAAGTGCCCAAGGTATCTAAAGCTATATACAACGATATAAATCAAAGGGCTGTAGAAAACTTTAAGGAGAACTTAAGGCTAAACCAAATAGACCAAAGCAAGGTTGAGATACACTCAGAGGATGCTAGCCTGCTTATGAGGCGCCTTAGAAACTGCGACTATGTAGATGTAGATCCGTACGGTTCTCCCATTCCTTTCTTAGACTCTGCCGTCTTTCCGGTAAAGAGAGGAGGGATACTCTCTGTTACTGCTACGGATACGTCCGTGCTTTCTGGGACTTATCCAAGCACCTGCATAAGAAGGTATGCTAGCAAGCCCCTTTTGGAGTGTGAGTTTTACCACGAGGTAGGCATAAGGATACTAATAAAAAAGGTAGTGGAAGAGGGAGCAAAGCACGATTATGCTTTCAGACCAATTTTTTCCTACTCTTACAAGCACCACTTTAAGGTGTTCTTAATGAAAGATATTGGAGCCAAAAGGACAGACCAGGTAATTAAAAACATCGGCTATCTCCTTTACTGCGATAAGTGTCTTTATAGAGAAAGTGTGTCCCTTGAGAACATAAAAAGTTCCTGTCCCTTCTGCGGCAATAGACTTTTGATAGCTGGTCCTTTGTGGATAGGTGAACTCTGGGACAGAGAATTTTTACAAAAGGTTTGGTCGCTTAGGGGAAGTGTGGAGCTTTCTCAGGAAACTATCAAAATACTAAAGGCTATAAACGAGGAAGGCTACATAAACTCGGTAGGGTTTTACACTTTATCCGCCTTGGCTAAAGTTTTTAAAATACCAAACCTGCCACCAAAAGGCAGAATCTTAAAGCTTTTTGAAGGAAAGCAGACTCACTTTACGCCCCAGGGCTTTAGGACTTCTATTAGCCATGAAGAGTTTTTAAGGAGAGTGCAAAGTGTCTTACTCAGAGATAGTAGAGTTAATACTCAAGCTTAA